ATATCTCCCTGGCTAATAGTCTGCACTTTCTTCCTTGCCGTATTTCTTGCATTCGCAAAGAGGCGATACGAAGTTGTTTCTCTCGGAGAGAATGCAGCCGGACACCGGGAGATACTCGAGGAGTACAGCATTTCCCTTCTTGATGAACTGATGGGAATAGCAACAGCCGCTAGTATTATTGGATATTCGATCTATTCAGTAAGCCAGAGAACCATGGAACTGGTATCAACCAAGTTATGGATAACAATCCCGTTTGTAGTATATGGTGTATTCAGATACCTCTATCTTATACATATAAAAGGTCATGGAGGCAGTCCTGACAGAATTCTTCTCACTGATAAACCCCTTCTGCTCAATATTCTGCTCTGGGTGATTACGGTCGCTCTGGCGCTGACGCTATTTCCGGGTGCTGAATCCGTTCCGGCGTGAATATTTCCCTGATCGCGCCTGCGAAAATAAATCTCGGATTGAGAATTTTAAATTCACGATCAGATGGTTTTCACGATATTCGCAGCCTTTTCCAGGAAATATCGCTGCATGATACTGTTCACATTATCGCAAAACCAGGAAACGGCAACATCTCACTTACATGCAAAGATTACCGAGTACCATCCGATTCTTCAAATCTAGCCTGGAAAGCAGCAGCTCGCTTTCTTTCTCTTTCAGAAGAGAACCTGGACATAGAAATAGATCTTGTTAAAAGAATCCCCTCTGAGGCGGGTCTTGGAGGTGGCAGCAGTGACGCTGCAGCTGTCCTTCTGGGGCTCCGAACTCTTACTGCAAGACCAACTCTGGATCTTTCGGGCGCTGCTTCTGCGCTGGGCAGTGATGTTCCATTCTTCCTGCATGGCGGCACCGCGCTTATCGAAGGAAGAGGGGAAAGGATAATACCTGTTCCTTCAGTCCCTTTCCATGCTGTTCTTCTTCATCCTTCTGTCACGGTTTCCACGGCTTGGGCTTACAACGCATGGGACGGAATGCGTACGTCCTTGACAAACAATGGTATTCTTAAGCATTATTCAGCCTCGTCAGCAGTATGGCATGAGGGTAAG
This genomic window from Candidatus Aegiribacteria sp. contains:
- the ispE gene encoding 4-(cytidine 5'-diphospho)-2-C-methyl-D-erythritol kinase, yielding MRILNSRSDGFHDIRSLFQEISLHDTVHIIAKPGNGNISLTCKDYRVPSDSSNLAWKAAARFLSLSEENLDIEIDLVKRIPSEAGLGGGSSDAAAVLLGLRTLTARPTLDLSGAASALGSDVPFFLHGGTALIEGRGERIIPVPSVPFHAVLLHPSVTVSTAWAYNAWDGMRTSLTNNGILKHYSASSAVWHEGKIFPHNLWNDFLPLLEKHFPEIEELARFLRNSCENWGLSGSGPTFYALFRMKSEAVSFSQILTGNYTLCRSAETAGASSNG